From Neobacillus sp. PS2-9, the proteins below share one genomic window:
- a CDS encoding serine hydrolase yields the protein MAMIMFFSLFAGVNQAKAEAALNVNADGAILVDAETGKVLYEQNADSVLGVASMTKMMTEYLLLEAVKKGKVKWDQEYSVSDLVYKNSHDRSLSNVPLRADGKYKIRELYEAMAIYSANSATIAIAETIGGSEANFVKMMNDKAKQLGLKDYKFVNSTGLNNRDYHGQHPEGTGPEDENVMSPRAVAKLAFHLINDFPEVLKTASTPTKMFREGTDDQIKMDNWNWMLPKLVYGYQGMDGLKTGTTDFAGYCFTGTASRDGKRFITVVQNAKDASGKGGYKARFDETRKMMDYAFSNYTKEQIVPKQYQVKGHKTLPVIKGKEDQVKIYTKSAISMVVLNGEKKSYKPVLVLDKKKVNKDGEITAPVKKGETVGYLTIEPKNGDKVSFLTEEGHKKIKVDVIAAKDVEKANWFVLMMRGIGNFFGDVWHGISSTVKGWF from the coding sequence ATGGCAATGATTATGTTTTTTAGCCTATTTGCTGGTGTAAACCAGGCTAAGGCAGAAGCAGCGTTAAATGTAAATGCTGATGGTGCGATATTAGTTGATGCAGAAACAGGTAAGGTTCTATATGAACAGAATGCTGACAGTGTTTTAGGGGTTGCCAGCATGACTAAAATGATGACAGAATATCTTTTACTTGAAGCGGTTAAGAAGGGCAAAGTGAAATGGGATCAGGAATATTCAGTAAGTGATCTTGTTTATAAAAATTCCCATGACAGAAGTCTTTCGAATGTACCATTAAGGGCAGATGGTAAATATAAGATCCGTGAATTATATGAAGCAATGGCTATCTATTCTGCAAATAGTGCAACCATTGCAATTGCAGAAACTATTGGCGGATCAGAAGCAAACTTTGTAAAAATGATGAATGACAAAGCCAAACAATTAGGATTGAAGGATTATAAATTCGTCAACTCTACGGGTTTAAATAACCGAGATTACCATGGGCAGCATCCTGAAGGAACAGGTCCTGAGGATGAGAACGTAATGTCTCCACGTGCTGTTGCAAAATTGGCGTTTCATCTAATTAATGATTTCCCTGAAGTGTTAAAAACGGCTAGCACGCCGACGAAAATGTTCAGAGAAGGCACGGACGATCAAATTAAGATGGATAACTGGAACTGGATGCTTCCAAAGTTAGTTTACGGTTATCAGGGAATGGACGGGCTCAAAACGGGTACCACTGACTTTGCAGGGTATTGCTTCACAGGTACCGCCAGCCGGGATGGAAAACGATTTATTACTGTTGTACAAAATGCTAAGGATGCCAGCGGAAAAGGTGGCTACAAAGCACGTTTTGATGAAACAAGAAAAATGATGGATTATGCATTTAGTAATTATACAAAAGAACAGATTGTTCCTAAACAATATCAAGTTAAGGGACATAAAACACTTCCTGTCATTAAAGGAAAGGAAGATCAAGTAAAAATTTATACGAAGTCAGCTATTAGCATGGTTGTCCTCAACGGTGAAAAGAAGAGCTACAAACCAGTTCTTGTTCTAGATAAGAAAAAGGTTAATAAAGATGGAGAAATCACTGCTCCAGTAAAAAAAGGTGAAACAGTTGGATATTTAACTATTGAACCGAAAAATGGTGATAAAGTTTCTTTCTTAACAGAAGAGGGACATAAGAAAATCAAAGTGGATGTTATTGCTGCAAAAGATGTAGAAAAAGCAAATTGGTTTGTCCTAATGATGCGTGGGATTGGCAATTTCTTTGGTGATGTTTGGCACGGAATTTCTTCAACCGTAAAAGGTTGGTTTTAA
- the guaB gene encoding IMP dehydrogenase — translation MWESKFVKEGLTFDDVLLIPGKSEVLPRDVSLQVELSPSVKLNIPIISAGMDTVTESEMAISMARQGGLGIIHKNMTIEQQAEQVEKVKRSESGVITDPFFLTPEHQVFDAEHLMGKYRISGVPIVNNIEEQKLIGIITNRDLRFIQDQDYSFKIADVMTKENLVTAPVGTTLKEAEKILQRYKIEKLPLVNEQGVLKGLITIKDIEKVIEFPNSAKDKQGRLLAGAAVGVTSDTMKRVGMLVKANVDVIVVDTAHGHSKGVLDTVKEIRVAHPELTIIAGNVATAEATKHLIEAGADVVKVGIGPGSICTTRVVAGVGVPQITAVYDCATEAMKHGKTIIADGGIKYSGDIVKALAAGGHAVMLGSLLAGVSESPGETEIFQGRRFKVYRGMGSVAAMEKGSKDRYFQEDNKKFVPEGIEGRIPYKGPLSETVYQLIGGLRAGMGYCGTKDLEELRTKAQFIKMTGAGLRESHPHDVQITKEAPNYSL, via the coding sequence ATGTGGGAAAGTAAATTTGTAAAAGAAGGTTTAACGTTTGATGATGTATTATTAATTCCTGGTAAGTCCGAGGTTCTACCAAGAGATGTTAGTCTGCAAGTAGAGTTATCACCAAGTGTAAAGCTCAATATTCCGATTATTAGTGCTGGAATGGACACAGTAACTGAATCAGAGATGGCCATTTCTATGGCACGTCAAGGCGGTTTGGGTATTATCCATAAAAACATGACGATCGAGCAGCAGGCAGAACAGGTTGAAAAGGTTAAGAGGTCAGAAAGTGGAGTCATTACCGATCCATTTTTTCTAACACCAGAACATCAAGTGTTTGATGCCGAACATTTAATGGGGAAATATCGAATCTCAGGTGTACCCATTGTTAATAACATCGAAGAACAAAAACTAATAGGTATAATTACTAATAGAGATTTACGTTTCATCCAGGATCAGGATTACTCCTTTAAAATCGCAGATGTGATGACAAAGGAAAATCTTGTAACAGCTCCAGTAGGAACCACATTGAAAGAGGCAGAAAAGATTCTACAACGGTACAAAATTGAGAAACTTCCGCTCGTGAATGAACAGGGCGTATTAAAAGGATTAATAACAATCAAAGATATTGAAAAAGTCATTGAATTCCCAAATTCAGCGAAAGACAAACAAGGACGTTTATTAGCTGGAGCAGCGGTAGGAGTAACTAGTGACACGATGAAGCGTGTGGGTATGCTTGTGAAGGCCAATGTAGATGTCATTGTAGTGGATACAGCCCACGGCCATTCAAAGGGTGTTCTCGATACTGTGAAGGAAATTAGAGTGGCACATCCTGAATTGACTATTATTGCAGGGAATGTGGCAACAGCGGAAGCGACGAAGCATTTAATTGAAGCAGGAGCTGATGTGGTTAAGGTAGGAATTGGACCAGGCTCCATTTGTACAACAAGGGTTGTAGCCGGTGTAGGCGTGCCGCAAATTACTGCTGTTTACGATTGTGCAACAGAAGCAATGAAGCATGGAAAGACAATAATTGCTGATGGTGGAATTAAATATTCAGGAGATATCGTAAAAGCCTTAGCTGCAGGCGGCCATGCAGTCATGCTAGGAAGTCTTTTGGCTGGTGTATCGGAAAGTCCAGGGGAAACAGAAATTTTCCAAGGGCGCCGCTTTAAGGTATATCGTGGAATGGGCTCTGTGGCTGCGATGGAAAAGGGATCAAAAGATCGTTATTTCCAGGAAGACAACAAAAAGTTTGTGCCTGAAGGAATTGAAGGAAGGATTCCTTATAAGGGACCATTATCAGAGACGGTTTATCAGCTAATTGGCGGTCTTAGAGCGGGAATGGGATATTGCGGGACAAAGGATCTTGAAGAATTAAGAACAAAAGCGCAGTTCATTAAGATGACAGGTGCAGGATTAAGAGAAAGTCATCCACATGATGTTCAAATTACAAAAGAGGCACCTAACTATTCATTATAA
- a CDS encoding YaaC family protein, producing the protein MDIHYKGWKSYSSFFSAEYCQRYLKNSYQKRQIDNPEQKSYENGYAFLYYLEHGKIYYEQAEKSPLILKPILLFYGLVHLIKACILTTDPSYPETTAVLAHGVSTRKRKKQNYLFFQDEVKVQKNGLFPFMSEKLFHMKQLEGEKVIMEELLQLIPELDDLFYLLLGKRTFVQLDHVGKQLTIPDSVLDSYHMTESRLKEFLASKFDHSIDFSNEGLSFTMGSTSAKSTLKLNLENQCYVLPLHKGNLFDFPELLVHYLLLYNLSMIARYETEWWSELTKMMPNQDYPFIHSFLDVTLQKGPFLIYQYLMR; encoded by the coding sequence TTGGATATTCACTATAAGGGATGGAAAAGCTATTCTAGTTTCTTTTCAGCAGAGTATTGTCAGCGCTATTTAAAGAATAGCTATCAAAAGCGTCAAATAGATAATCCTGAACAAAAAAGCTACGAAAACGGATATGCTTTCCTCTATTATCTTGAGCATGGAAAAATATATTATGAGCAGGCGGAAAAATCTCCTCTTATTTTAAAGCCAATTTTACTATTTTATGGACTCGTCCATTTAATTAAGGCTTGTATATTAACAACCGACCCTTCTTATCCCGAAACAACAGCTGTACTTGCACATGGAGTTTCGACGAGGAAAAGGAAAAAGCAAAATTACCTTTTTTTTCAGGATGAAGTAAAAGTGCAAAAAAATGGACTTTTCCCCTTCATGTCGGAAAAATTGTTTCACATGAAACAATTAGAAGGGGAGAAAGTCATAATGGAGGAATTACTACAGCTTATACCAGAATTAGATGATTTATTCTATTTACTTTTGGGGAAACGGACATTTGTTCAATTAGATCACGTGGGCAAGCAATTAACCATACCGGACAGTGTTTTGGACTCTTATCATATGACCGAGAGCAGGCTAAAAGAATTTCTCGCCTCTAAGTTTGACCATTCAATTGATTTTTCCAATGAGGGTCTTTCGTTTACAATGGGCTCTACTTCAGCGAAATCAACACTAAAATTAAATTTGGAGAACCAATGCTATGTATTGCCATTGCATAAAGGAAATCTTTTTGATTTTCCAGAGCTGCTTGTACATTATTTATTGCTTTATAATTTAAGTATGATTGCTCGGTACGAAACCGAATGGTGGAGTGAATTGACCAAAATGATGCCCAATCAAGACTATCCTTTTATCCACTCATTTCTTGATGTAACCCTCCAAAAGGGACCGTTTTTAATTTATCAGTATCTAATGAGATAA
- the gyrA gene encoding DNA gyrase subunit A, producing the protein MAETPNSQIKEINISQEMKSSFLDYAMSVIVSRALPDVRDGLKPVHRRILYAMHDLGMHSDKPYKKSARIVGDVIGKYHPHGDSAVYETMVRMAQDFNYRYMLVDGHGNFGSVDGDAAAAMRYTESRMSKISMELLRDINKDTIDYQDNYDGEEREPVVLPARFPNLLVNGTTGIAVGMATNIPPHQLGEVIDGVLAISHDPEITTQELMEIIPGPDFPTGGMILGRSGIRKAYETGRGSITIRAKVEIEQKSNGKEVIIVNELPYQVNKAKLIEKIAELARDKKIEGITDLRDESDRRGMRIVIEVRKDANANVLLNNLYKQTALQTSFGINTLALVGGQPKVLSLKQCLVHYLDHQRVVIRRRIEFELRKAEARAHILDGLRIALDNLDAVINLIRSSQTTDIAREGLMTTFNLSEKQAQAILDMRLQRLTGLEREKIEEEYQNLVKLIAELKAILADEEKVLAIIREELTEIKERFNDKRRTEIVTGGLENIEDEDLIPRENIVISLTHNGYIKRLPVSTYRAQRRGGRGIQGMGTNEDDFVEHLITTSTHDTILFFTNKGKVYRSKGYEIPEYSRTAKGIPIINLLGIEKGEWVNAIIPIEEFVDDWFLFFTTKEGVSKRSPLTSFANIRNNGLIALSLREGDELISVRLTDGNKHMIIGTKKGMLIHFTETDVRSMGRTATGVKGITLDSDDEVVGMEVLEESNDVLIVTKNGYGKRTPASEYRIQGRGGKGIKTCQVTEKNGPLVSMRAVTGEEDLMLITTGGVLIRMDVASISKMGRSTQGVKLISMKESDNEFVATVAKVEKEEESQEDDSNDVEGNVVEENQDVNPSESEE; encoded by the coding sequence ATGGCTGAAACACCAAATTCTCAAATAAAAGAGATTAATATAAGTCAAGAGATGAAATCTTCCTTTCTTGACTATGCGATGAGTGTTATTGTTTCTCGTGCCCTTCCGGATGTCCGTGATGGGTTAAAACCAGTTCATCGCCGTATTCTTTATGCTATGCATGATTTAGGAATGCATTCGGACAAACCATATAAAAAATCTGCTCGTATTGTTGGGGATGTAATCGGTAAGTATCACCCACATGGTGATTCTGCTGTTTATGAAACGATGGTACGTATGGCACAGGATTTCAACTATCGTTATATGCTCGTTGATGGGCATGGTAACTTTGGTTCTGTGGATGGTGACGCTGCAGCAGCTATGCGTTACACAGAATCAAGAATGTCTAAGATATCAATGGAATTATTAAGAGATATAAACAAAGATACTATTGATTATCAAGATAACTATGATGGTGAGGAAAGAGAACCGGTTGTTTTACCAGCTAGGTTTCCAAACCTATTAGTTAATGGAACGACGGGTATTGCGGTAGGTATGGCTACAAATATACCACCACATCAGCTTGGGGAAGTTATCGATGGAGTGTTAGCAATCAGTCATGATCCAGAAATAACTACTCAGGAGTTAATGGAAATTATCCCAGGTCCTGATTTCCCAACAGGCGGAATGATTCTTGGCAGAAGCGGTATTCGGAAGGCTTACGAAACTGGCAGAGGCTCCATAACAATCCGAGCTAAAGTGGAAATTGAACAAAAGTCTAACGGTAAGGAAGTTATCATTGTAAATGAGCTTCCATATCAAGTAAATAAGGCGAAGTTAATTGAGAAAATTGCCGAATTAGCTCGTGATAAAAAAATTGAAGGCATCACTGATCTGCGGGATGAATCTGACCGTAGAGGAATGCGAATCGTCATTGAAGTTCGGAAAGATGCGAATGCAAATGTCCTTTTAAATAATTTATATAAACAAACGGCACTTCAAACCAGCTTCGGAATTAACACGCTAGCACTTGTTGGTGGACAGCCGAAGGTACTGAGCCTAAAGCAATGTTTGGTTCACTATCTGGATCATCAAAGAGTAGTTATTCGAAGAAGAATTGAATTTGAATTACGAAAAGCAGAAGCACGTGCCCATATTTTAGATGGCTTAAGAATTGCTTTAGACAATCTTGATGCGGTTATAAATTTAATTCGAAGTTCACAAACAACGGATATTGCACGTGAAGGTTTAATGACAACCTTTAATCTTTCTGAAAAGCAGGCACAAGCGATCCTTGATATGCGTCTACAACGTTTAACGGGATTAGAAAGAGAAAAGATTGAAGAAGAGTATCAAAACTTAGTGAAGCTAATTGCAGAATTAAAAGCAATTTTAGCGGATGAAGAAAAGGTTCTTGCCATTATCCGTGAGGAATTGACTGAAATTAAAGAGCGCTTCAATGATAAGCGCCGTACCGAGATTGTAACAGGCGGACTTGAGAATATTGAGGATGAAGACTTAATTCCTCGTGAAAATATTGTCATTTCATTAACCCATAATGGTTATATCAAACGTCTACCTGTATCTACATATCGTGCCCAACGACGTGGTGGTCGTGGTATACAAGGCATGGGAACAAATGAAGATGATTTCGTTGAACATTTAATCACCACATCAACGCATGATACAATTCTTTTCTTTACCAACAAAGGTAAGGTATATCGATCAAAAGGGTACGAAATACCTGAATATAGCCGAACAGCTAAAGGAATTCCAATCATTAACTTGCTTGGGATCGAAAAAGGTGAATGGGTAAATGCGATTATTCCTATCGAGGAATTTGTCGATGATTGGTTCCTCTTCTTTACCACAAAAGAAGGGGTGTCTAAACGTTCTCCGTTAACATCATTTGCTAATATCCGTAATAACGGACTCATTGCTTTGAGTTTACGTGAAGGTGATGAGCTAATATCTGTTCGTCTAACGGATGGCAACAAGCATATGATCATCGGAACGAAAAAGGGTATGTTAATTCACTTCACTGAAACGGATGTTAGGTCTATGGGACGTACCGCAACAGGAGTAAAAGGGATTACTCTAGATTCTGATGATGAAGTTGTCGGAATGGAAGTTTTAGAAGAGAGCAATGATGTTCTTATTGTAACCAAGAATGGTTATGGTAAACGTACTCCTGCATCGGAATATCGTATCCAGGGAAGAGGCGGTAAAGGAATAAAAACCTGCCAGGTGACTGAGAAAAATGGTCCACTTGTCTCCATGAGAGCAGTGACAGGTGAAGAAGACCTTATGCTTATCACAACCGGTGGTGTACTCATTCGAATGGATGTAGCTAGTATTTCTAAAATGGGTCGAAGCACGCAAGGTGTCAAACTTATTAGTATGAAAGAAAGCGATAACGAATTCGTTGCAACAGTAGCGAAGGTTGAAAAAGAAGAAGAGTCTCAAGAGGATGACAGTAATGACGTTGAAGGTAACGTGGTCGAAGAAAACCAAGATGTGAATCCTTCTGAGAGTGAAGAATAA
- the gyrB gene encoding DNA topoisomerase (ATP-hydrolyzing) subunit B gives MTIEQNAVQEQAYGADQIQVLEGLEAVRKRPGMYIGSTSGKGLHHLVWEIVDNSIDEALAGYCDEINVLIEKDNSITVKDNGRGIPVGIQEKMGRPAVEVIMTVLHAGGKFGGGGYKVSGGLHGVGASVVNALSTELEVYVHRDGKIHSIKFERGAVVQELEVIGTTDQTGTITHFKPDGEIFTETLVYEYDILATRLRELAFLNKGIKITIEDKRVENKQNEYYYEGGIKSYVEHLNRTKEVIHEEPIYIGGERDGISVEVALQYNEGYTDSIYSFANNIHTYEGGTHESGFKTALTRVINDYARKNSLIKENDTNLSGEDVREGLTAIVSIKHPDPQFEGQTKTKLGNSEVRAITDTVFAGHFEKFLLENPTVAKKIVEKGLMAARARLAAKKARELTRRKSALEVSSLPGKLADCSSKDPSESEIYIVEGDSAGGSAKQGRDRHFQAILPLRGKILNVEKARLDKILSNNEVRAMITAIGTGIGEDFDISKARYHKVVIMTDADVDGAHIRTLILTFFYRYMRKILEAGYIYIAQPPLYKVQQGKRIEYAYNDKELDKIFAELPAAPKPNIQRYKGLGEMNPEQLWETTMDPSTRTMLQVSLEDAIEADETFEMLMGDKVEPRRNFIEANAQYVKNLDI, from the coding sequence ATGACTATCGAACAAAATGCGGTTCAGGAACAAGCATACGGTGCGGATCAAATCCAAGTCCTTGAAGGCCTTGAAGCGGTTAGAAAAAGACCTGGTATGTATATTGGATCAACTAGTGGAAAGGGTCTTCATCATCTAGTATGGGAAATTGTTGATAACAGTATTGATGAGGCACTCGCTGGTTACTGTGATGAGATTAATGTCTTAATTGAAAAAGATAACAGTATTACTGTCAAGGATAATGGCCGTGGAATTCCGGTTGGTATTCAAGAAAAGATGGGCAGACCCGCAGTTGAAGTTATTATGACGGTACTCCATGCCGGCGGTAAATTTGGCGGTGGGGGTTATAAGGTTTCTGGGGGCCTTCATGGTGTTGGTGCTTCAGTTGTTAATGCCCTCTCTACTGAACTTGAGGTATATGTCCACCGTGATGGGAAAATTCACTCGATTAAATTTGAGCGAGGCGCAGTTGTTCAAGAATTAGAGGTTATTGGTACAACTGATCAAACGGGTACAATTACACACTTTAAACCCGATGGAGAGATTTTCACTGAAACATTAGTATATGAATATGACATTCTCGCTACTCGTCTTCGTGAATTAGCCTTCTTAAACAAAGGAATTAAAATCACTATTGAAGATAAGCGTGTTGAAAATAAACAGAATGAATACTACTACGAAGGCGGAATTAAATCGTATGTTGAACATTTAAACCGCACGAAGGAAGTCATTCATGAAGAACCGATATATATTGGCGGGGAACGCGATGGTATTAGTGTGGAAGTTGCCCTTCAGTACAACGAGGGCTACACTGATAGCATTTATTCTTTTGCCAATAATATTCACACCTATGAAGGTGGAACACATGAATCCGGATTTAAAACAGCCTTAACAAGAGTTATCAATGATTATGCAAGGAAAAATAGCCTAATCAAAGAGAATGATACGAACCTATCAGGGGAAGATGTCCGTGAAGGGTTAACAGCGATTGTTTCCATCAAACATCCTGATCCACAATTTGAGGGACAAACAAAGACAAAACTCGGTAATTCAGAAGTTAGGGCTATCACAGATACGGTCTTTGCCGGCCACTTTGAAAAATTCCTCTTAGAAAATCCAACGGTAGCGAAAAAAATCGTTGAAAAAGGTTTGATGGCGGCACGGGCCAGACTTGCAGCTAAGAAAGCTAGGGAATTAACGCGCCGGAAAAGTGCTCTAGAAGTATCGAGCTTACCAGGTAAACTTGCGGACTGCTCTTCAAAAGATCCCTCAGAGAGTGAAATATACATCGTTGAGGGTGATTCTGCGGGAGGTTCAGCGAAGCAAGGACGGGACCGACACTTCCAAGCAATTCTACCCCTAAGAGGTAAAATTCTTAATGTTGAAAAAGCACGTCTTGACAAGATTCTGTCTAACAACGAAGTAAGAGCAATGATCACAGCCATTGGAACTGGAATTGGCGAAGATTTCGACATTTCAAAAGCCCGTTATCATAAAGTTGTAATTATGACAGATGCCGACGTAGATGGTGCGCATATTCGGACACTTATCTTAACCTTCTTTTATCGTTATATGAGAAAAATCTTAGAAGCGGGCTATATTTACATTGCACAGCCACCTCTTTATAAGGTTCAGCAAGGGAAGCGTATAGAGTACGCCTATAATGATAAAGAACTTGATAAGATTTTTGCGGAGTTACCAGCAGCACCGAAGCCAAATATTCAACGTTATAAAGGTTTGGGAGAGATGAATCCAGAACAATTATGGGAAACAACGATGGATCCATCTACTAGAACCATGCTTCAAGTGAGCCTTGAAGATGCGATAGAAGCAGACGAGACATTTGAAATGTTAATGGGCGATAAGGTAGAACCACGCCGTAACTTCATTGAAGCAAATGCGCAATATGTAAAGAATCTAGATATTTAA
- the remB gene encoding extracellular matrix regulator RemB has translation MYIHIGEDLNIRAKDIISILDKESAHQSSLVEEFLEHHQEKVINLSKNPYKSVIITHEKVYLSPIASGTLKKRSNQMSIHEF, from the coding sequence ATGTATATTCATATCGGGGAAGATCTTAATATTAGGGCTAAGGATATTATTTCTATTTTAGATAAAGAAAGTGCCCATCAATCGTCACTTGTCGAGGAATTCCTAGAGCACCATCAGGAAAAGGTAATTAATTTGTCTAAAAACCCTTATAAGTCAGTTATTATTACCCATGAAAAAGTATACCTATCCCCGATTGCCTCTGGAACTTTAAAGAAACGTTCAAATCAAATGAGTATACATGAATTTTAA
- the recF gene encoding DNA replication/repair protein RecF (All proteins in this family for which functions are known are DNA-binding proteins that assist the filamentation of RecA onto DNA for the initiation of recombination or recombinational repair.): protein MYIEKLALNNYRNYEELFVEFENKVNVILGENAQGKTNVMESIYVLAMAKSHRTSNDKELIRWDQEYAKIEGRVQKQHSSLPMQLIISKKGKKAKCNHIEQQRLSQYVGNLNVVMFAPEDLNIVKGSPQVRRRFIDMEIGQVSPIYLHDMSQYQKILQQRNHYLKMMQIRKQTDQTMLEILTEQFIQMAVKIVTKRFEFLRLLEKWAKPIHQGISRGLENLEITYKPSVEVLEEQDLSKMIACFEEKFAKVRTKEIERGTTLFGPHRDDLLFFVNGRDVQTFGSQGQQRTTALSVKLAEIELIYSEIGEYPILLLDDVLSELDDYRQSHLLNTIQGKVQTFVTTTSVEGIDHQTLKEASTFVVEAGAIRKVN from the coding sequence ATGTATATTGAAAAATTAGCCTTAAATAATTATCGAAACTATGAAGAGCTATTCGTGGAATTTGAAAATAAAGTAAATGTTATCTTAGGTGAGAATGCCCAAGGGAAAACAAATGTGATGGAATCCATTTATGTCCTCGCCATGGCAAAATCACACCGGACATCTAATGACAAAGAACTTATTCGCTGGGACCAAGAATATGCTAAAATAGAGGGACGGGTTCAAAAACAACATAGTTCTTTGCCTATGCAGCTAATTATTTCGAAAAAGGGAAAAAAGGCAAAGTGCAACCATATTGAACAGCAAAGATTAAGTCAATATGTGGGCAATTTGAATGTGGTTATGTTTGCACCAGAAGACCTTAATATTGTTAAAGGCAGTCCACAGGTGCGAAGACGGTTTATTGATATGGAGATTGGGCAGGTTTCGCCAATTTATTTACATGATATGAGCCAATATCAAAAAATACTCCAACAACGCAATCATTATTTGAAAATGATGCAAATAAGGAAACAAACGGATCAAACCATGCTTGAAATTTTAACGGAACAATTCATCCAAATGGCAGTGAAAATTGTCACAAAGCGGTTTGAATTCCTCCGTTTACTTGAAAAATGGGCAAAACCAATCCATCAAGGGATTTCAAGGGGGTTAGAGAACCTGGAAATTACCTATAAGCCTTCGGTAGAGGTATTAGAAGAACAAGATTTGTCGAAGATGATAGCATGCTTTGAAGAAAAATTCGCGAAGGTCAGAACGAAGGAAATTGAAAGAGGCACTACCCTTTTTGGGCCTCATCGTGATGATTTATTATTTTTTGTGAACGGAAGAGATGTTCAAACCTTTGGTTCACAGGGACAACAGCGAACAACGGCCCTTTCGGTAAAGCTTGCAGAAATTGAGCTAATCTATTCTGAAATTGGTGAGTACCCTATTTTACTGCTTGATGATGTGTTATCCGAATTGGATGATTACAGACAATCCCATTTACTTAATACCATCCAGGGAAAGGTTCAAACATTTGTGACAACGACAAGTGTGGAAGGGATTGACCACCAAACATTAAAGGAGGCTTCAACCTTTGTTGTTGAGGCTGGAGCGATAAGGAAAGTAAACTGA
- the yaaA gene encoding S4 domain-containing protein YaaA, whose amino-acid sequence MPEKVKLDTEFITLGQFLKLADVIQTGGMAKWFLSEHEVIINGEQDQRRGRKLRAGDKVQIAGFGEFVVTD is encoded by the coding sequence ATGCCTGAAAAAGTAAAGCTGGACACAGAATTTATTACATTAGGTCAATTTTTGAAATTAGCTGATGTAATTCAAACGGGTGGAATGGCAAAATGGTTTTTGAGCGAACATGAAGTAATTATAAATGGTGAACAAGATCAAAGAAGAGGTAGAAAGCTTCGAGCAGGTGACAAAGTCCAAATTGCTGGCTTTGGGGAGTTTGTGGTTACCGACTAG